A genomic region of Runella rosea contains the following coding sequences:
- a CDS encoding ABC transporter ATP-binding protein — protein MKIYWRILQYARPLSRYVGPYFITSLLGSLFGVLNFTLIQPLLDVLFGKAKIPEQLVFPSFRFDAAYLVDLFQYYFGHAIQDYGKYGALQFVCGAIMICVLLSNVFKYFSIRIIENFKAYTVSQLRQAVFDNAIRLSLSFFSNERKGDLISRVTTDVQEIENSLGRAFSALFKELFTLIFYFVTLFAMSVKLTFFTLIVIPLSGIIIGTLAKKLKESASEVQQRLSNIISVLDETFGGIRVVKGFNAEKVIQKRFAAENQGYRHALLRMVFRQELAPPMSEFMGVAVVAGILLYGGSMVLSDNFELSASTFVTYIIIFSQVLRPAKEISNAVSGIQRGVASGERIMRLIDTPVEVKDAPNAVQVKTFSHAIEFQNVFFEYEKGIPVLQDISFTIEKGKTVALVGSSGGGKSTVADMVPRFYDPIEGKILMDGVDLRDVTTKSLRDQMGIVTQESILFNDTIFNNIAFGTDASEEQVMAAAKIANAHQFIVEQNDGYQTVIGDRGTKLSGGQRQRLSIARAILKNPPILILDEATSALDTESEKLVQEALTNLMKNRTTLVIAHRLSTIQHADEILVLSGGKIIERGTHDDLLTDEKGFYRKLSVMQS, from the coding sequence ATGAAAATTTATTGGCGCATTTTACAGTACGCGCGTCCGTTGAGCCGATACGTGGGGCCGTACTTTATTACTTCATTATTGGGTAGCTTGTTTGGGGTGCTCAATTTTACGTTGATTCAGCCTTTGTTGGATGTTCTTTTCGGAAAAGCAAAAATCCCTGAGCAGTTGGTTTTCCCGTCATTTCGGTTCGACGCGGCCTATTTGGTGGATTTGTTTCAGTATTATTTCGGCCACGCCATTCAGGATTATGGCAAATACGGCGCGTTGCAGTTTGTGTGCGGAGCCATCATGATTTGTGTGTTGTTGTCCAACGTGTTTAAGTATTTTTCCATTCGTATCATCGAAAACTTCAAAGCCTATACCGTGTCGCAACTGCGGCAGGCAGTTTTTGACAACGCCATTCGGTTGAGCTTGTCGTTCTTTTCCAATGAGCGCAAAGGCGACCTTATTTCGCGTGTTACGACGGACGTGCAGGAAATTGAAAACTCACTTGGGCGGGCGTTCAGTGCGTTGTTCAAAGAGCTTTTTACGCTGATTTTCTATTTCGTAACGTTGTTTGCAATGTCGGTCAAGCTGACCTTTTTTACGCTCATCGTGATTCCGCTGTCGGGAATTATCATCGGCACATTAGCCAAAAAACTGAAAGAATCGGCGTCGGAAGTGCAGCAGCGGTTGAGCAATATCATCAGCGTGTTGGACGAAACCTTTGGCGGTATTCGGGTCGTGAAAGGCTTTAATGCTGAAAAAGTGATTCAAAAGCGCTTTGCCGCCGAAAACCAAGGCTATCGTCATGCATTATTGCGGATGGTTTTTCGACAGGAATTAGCCCCGCCGATGTCGGAATTTATGGGTGTGGCTGTGGTGGCGGGCATTTTATTGTACGGCGGTTCGATGGTCTTATCGGATAATTTTGAGCTTTCGGCGTCTACCTTTGTGACGTACATCATCATCTTTTCGCAGGTATTGCGACCCGCCAAAGAAATCTCCAATGCTGTGAGTGGGATTCAGCGCGGGGTGGCATCGGGTGAGCGTATTATGCGACTCATTGATACACCTGTTGAGGTAAAAGATGCGCCGAATGCGGTACAGGTGAAAACATTTAGCCACGCCATTGAATTTCAAAACGTATTTTTTGAGTACGAAAAAGGTATTCCTGTTTTACAGGATATTTCGTTTACGATTGAAAAAGGTAAAACCGTGGCCTTGGTGGGCTCTTCTGGAGGTGGGAAATCGACGGTGGCCGATATGGTGCCGCGTTTTTACGACCCCATTGAGGGTAAGATTTTAATGGATGGCGTTGACTTGCGTGACGTAACTACAAAATCACTGCGCGACCAAATGGGCATTGTGACGCAGGAGTCCATTTTGTTTAACGATACCATTTTTAATAACATCGCTTTCGGCACGGATGCTTCGGAAGAACAGGTCATGGCGGCGGCTAAAATTGCCAATGCGCACCAATTTATTGTGGAACAAAACGACGGCTACCAGACCGTCATCGGCGACCGGGGCACGAAGCTGTCGGGCGGGCAGCGCCAACGCCTGAGCATTGCGCGGGCGATCCTGAAAAATCCACCTATATTGATCTTGGATGAGGCGACTTCGGCCTTGGATACCGAATCCGAAAAATTGGTGCAGGAAGCTTTGACCAATTTGATGAAAAACCGTACAACACTCGTCATTGCGCACCGACTCAGCACGATTCAGCACGCTGATGAAATCCTAGTATTGAGCGGCGGAAAAATCATCGAACGCGGCACACACGACGACCTGTTGACGGATGAAAAAGGGTTTTATCGAAAGCTGAGCGTCATGCAAAGTTGA
- a CDS encoding DUF1501 domain-containing protein: protein MKNEFLENRFNINRRHFLGKMTAGIGSVALGSLLVPDLFKGSGDDSDALPLGIPHFAPKAKRVIYLFQNGAPSQYESFEYKPMLNKMAGEELPASIRMGQRLTGMTANQAKFPLVGSHFQFAQYGQSGMWMSELFPNIANIADDLCMIKTMNTEAINHDPALTFMQTGAQQGNRPSMGAWASYGLGSENKNLPAFSVLLSRGKGNGQGVYSKLWTNGFLDSTHQGVVFSSGEEPILYLNDPAGTDRSARRKMLDNLSELNNMAYDDFGDPEIKAKVQQYEMAYRMQTAVPELTDLSKEPDHIIKMYGPECLVPGTFAANCLLARKLSEAGVRFVQLYHQGWDQHGNMVGEMPLQAKDTDRASAALITDLKQRGLLDETLVIWGGEFGRTNYSQGTATKDNYGRDHHPRAYCTFMAGGGVKPGTVYGETDDFGYNIVRDPVHINDFHATVMHLMGLNHEKLTYKHLGRRYRLTDVAGKVIPGLIA from the coding sequence ATGAAAAACGAATTTTTAGAAAATCGCTTTAACATAAATCGTCGGCATTTTTTGGGTAAAATGACCGCCGGCATCGGCAGTGTAGCCCTCGGCTCATTGCTCGTTCCCGATTTGTTCAAAGGCTCAGGCGACGACTCCGATGCCTTGCCCTTGGGTATCCCGCACTTTGCGCCCAAAGCCAAACGCGTGATTTACCTGTTCCAAAACGGCGCACCATCACAATACGAAAGCTTTGAGTACAAACCCATGCTCAATAAAATGGCGGGCGAAGAACTCCCCGCTTCCATTCGCATGGGTCAACGTCTCACGGGTATGACCGCCAATCAGGCCAAATTTCCGTTGGTAGGTTCACATTTTCAGTTTGCGCAATACGGACAATCGGGCATGTGGATGAGTGAGTTGTTTCCCAACATCGCCAACATCGCTGACGACCTATGCATGATTAAAACCATGAACACCGAGGCCATCAACCACGACCCAGCCCTCACGTTTATGCAAACAGGCGCCCAACAGGGCAACCGCCCAAGCATGGGCGCATGGGCAAGCTACGGACTGGGCAGCGAAAACAAAAACCTTCCTGCGTTCTCGGTGTTGCTTTCGCGCGGCAAAGGAAACGGTCAGGGCGTTTATTCCAAACTGTGGACCAACGGGTTTCTAGACTCTACCCACCAAGGCGTGGTATTCAGCAGCGGCGAAGAACCCATTTTGTACCTCAACGACCCCGCTGGGACCGACCGCTCAGCCCGGCGTAAGATGCTGGACAACCTTTCTGAATTGAATAACATGGCCTACGACGATTTTGGTGACCCCGAAATCAAGGCCAAAGTGCAGCAATACGAGATGGCCTACCGAATGCAAACGGCCGTACCTGAACTCACTGACCTCAGTAAAGAACCCGACCACATCATCAAAATGTACGGTCCGGAATGTCTGGTGCCGGGCACTTTTGCCGCCAACTGCCTTTTGGCCCGCAAGCTGTCGGAAGCAGGCGTTCGGTTTGTGCAGTTATACCATCAGGGATGGGATCAACACGGCAACATGGTCGGTGAAATGCCCCTTCAGGCCAAAGATACCGACCGCGCTTCGGCGGCGTTGATTACCGATTTAAAACAACGTGGCTTGCTCGACGAAACCTTGGTCATTTGGGGTGGCGAATTTGGCCGTACCAACTACAGCCAAGGCACGGCTACCAAAGACAATTACGGCCGCGATCATCACCCCCGCGCCTATTGCACCTTTATGGCCGGCGGCGGCGTCAAACCGGGCACCGTTTACGGCGAAACCGACGATTTTGGGTACAATATCGTCCGCGACCCAGTACACATCAACGATTTTCACGCCACGGTCATGCACCTTATGGGCCTCAATCACGAAAAGCTGACCTACAAGCACTTAGGCCGCCGCTACCGCCTGACAGATGTAGCCGGAAAAGTAATTCCGGGGCTGATTGCATAA
- a CDS encoding PSD1 and planctomycete cytochrome C domain-containing protein has product MKIFSSAKSYLLKNRLLIGIVVALACVTTACFLNRGGAAAASVPDEVDYNYHIRPILSDRCFKCHGPDANKREADLRLDTEAAAYAALKDNPKLHAIVPGDLDNSAVWLRITTKDTAELMPPVESNLKLTEHEIALIEKWIKQGAKYKPHWAFIAPTTPKLPEVSDEAWPKNEIDRFTLAKMDENGLSPNEEADKERLLKRVALDITGLPPSFELQERFLKDKSENAYEKVVDELLKSKHYGEKMALPWLDAARYADSHGYQDDGLRTMWPWRDWVIHAFNQNYGYDKFVTWQLAGDLLAKQQGKKADDPAVKEMMLATGFNRNHKITQEGGVIDEEYRIEYVTDRTNTYGKTFLALTYECAKCHDHKYDPILQKDYYSAFAFFNQVPEKGLFGTIDANFADPPNMKITTKDVKDILKFVNKTDTAAVLVMVMQDKDTLRPTHILNRGNYDQLGDVVTANMPNFILPFDPKKYPQNRLGLAQWMLDPKNPLTARVFVNRVWQEYFGRGIVKTVGDFGMQGELPSHPQLLDWLAVDFRTHGWDIKRLVKQIVLSATYRQSSAITKDHLSKDPENVFLARAPRMRLPAEFVRDLVLASSGLLNPEIGGPSVKTYQPKGLWESATSGRGILKTYVQDHGDSLYRRGMYVFIKRTVPPPNMLIFDASNRDQCEVKRSRTNTPLQALLMLNDPTVLESARVLAEKLTLEKSSVDDKISKAFRQIVCRQAKSKELDVIRKYFDEEKAALAKAPQKATKLLSVGEAPQARIPDRPSVAALMQTILMVYNLEEVIMR; this is encoded by the coding sequence GTGAAAATATTTTCCTCGGCAAAGTCTTATTTGCTCAAAAACAGGCTTTTAATTGGCATTGTGGTTGCGTTAGCGTGCGTCACAACAGCTTGCTTTCTCAATCGGGGGGGCGCGGCAGCAGCGTCTGTTCCCGACGAGGTGGACTACAATTACCACATTCGGCCGATTCTCTCCGACCGTTGCTTCAAATGCCACGGCCCCGACGCCAACAAACGCGAAGCTGATTTGCGCCTTGATACGGAAGCTGCGGCCTATGCTGCCCTGAAGGACAATCCAAAACTCCACGCCATCGTCCCTGGCGACTTGGACAATTCGGCCGTTTGGCTCCGGATCACGACCAAAGACACCGCCGAACTCATGCCGCCCGTGGAGTCAAATCTTAAGCTGACCGAACACGAGATTGCCCTTATCGAAAAATGGATAAAGCAAGGGGCCAAGTACAAACCGCATTGGGCGTTCATTGCACCCACCACGCCCAAGCTCCCCGAAGTAAGCGATGAGGCTTGGCCTAAAAATGAAATTGACCGGTTTACGCTGGCTAAAATGGATGAAAACGGCCTCTCTCCCAACGAAGAAGCTGATAAAGAACGCCTACTCAAACGCGTAGCGCTTGACATTACTGGGCTGCCCCCTTCGTTTGAATTACAGGAACGTTTTTTGAAAGATAAATCTGAAAACGCCTACGAAAAAGTGGTGGACGAACTGCTCAAAAGTAAGCACTATGGCGAAAAAATGGCGCTCCCGTGGCTTGATGCCGCTCGTTATGCCGACTCCCACGGATATCAGGATGATGGCCTCCGCACGATGTGGCCGTGGCGCGATTGGGTCATTCATGCGTTCAATCAAAACTACGGCTATGACAAATTCGTAACGTGGCAATTGGCGGGTGACTTGTTGGCCAAACAACAGGGCAAAAAAGCCGATGACCCCGCGGTCAAAGAAATGATGCTGGCCACGGGCTTTAACCGCAACCACAAAATCACGCAGGAAGGCGGCGTCATTGACGAAGAATATCGCATCGAGTACGTAACCGACCGGACCAATACCTACGGAAAGACGTTTTTGGCCCTCACCTACGAATGTGCCAAATGCCACGACCACAAGTACGACCCTATTTTGCAGAAAGATTATTACAGTGCCTTCGCGTTTTTTAACCAAGTACCCGAAAAAGGGCTTTTCGGCACCATTGACGCCAATTTTGCCGACCCGCCAAACATGAAAATCACGACGAAGGATGTCAAAGACATTCTGAAATTTGTGAATAAAACCGACACGGCGGCGGTATTGGTCATGGTGATGCAGGACAAAGATACCCTGCGCCCTACGCACATTTTGAACCGTGGCAACTATGACCAACTCGGTGATGTGGTCACAGCCAATATGCCCAATTTTATTCTTCCTTTTGATCCCAAAAAGTACCCTCAAAACCGCCTCGGACTGGCCCAATGGATGCTGGACCCTAAAAACCCCCTCACCGCCCGCGTGTTTGTCAATCGCGTGTGGCAGGAGTATTTTGGGCGGGGAATTGTCAAAACGGTTGGCGATTTTGGAATGCAGGGCGAACTGCCTTCCCATCCGCAATTATTGGATTGGCTGGCGGTTGATTTCCGGACCCACGGTTGGGACATCAAGCGATTGGTCAAACAAATCGTACTCTCGGCTACTTATCGACAGTCGTCTGCCATCACCAAAGACCATTTATCCAAAGACCCCGAGAATGTTTTCCTCGCCCGCGCCCCCAGAATGCGCCTCCCCGCTGAGTTTGTGCGCGATTTAGTACTCGCCAGCAGTGGCTTACTGAACCCCGAAATCGGCGGCCCGAGTGTCAAAACGTACCAACCGAAGGGGTTGTGGGAATCGGCAACCTCCGGGCGGGGAATCCTAAAAACCTACGTTCAGGACCACGGCGACAGCCTCTACCGACGCGGTATGTACGTCTTTATCAAACGTACTGTTCCGCCACCTAACATGTTGATTTTTGACGCCAGCAACCGCGACCAATGCGAAGTCAAACGCTCCCGAACCAACACGCCGCTTCAAGCACTTCTGATGCTCAATGACCCCACCGTGCTGGAATCAGCAAGGGTCTTGGCCGAAAAACTGACGTTGGAAAAATCTTCGGTTGACGATAAGATCAGCAAAGCATTCCGCCAAATCGTCTGCCGTCAAGCCAAATCCAAAGAGTTGGATGTGATACGAAAATATTTTGACGAAGAAAAAGCTGCGCTCGCCAAAGCCCCGCAAAAAGCCACCAAATTGCTGAGCGTAGGCGAAGCGCCCCAGGCCCGCATTCCCGACCGCCCGTCGGTAGCGGCGCTGATGCAGACCATTTTGATGGTGTATAATTTGGAAGAAGTTATCATGAGATAA
- a CDS encoding DUF433 domain-containing protein, which produces METTLLSRITLNPNVGHGKPTIRNTRYLVEGLLEYLAAGDSIDEVLESFPDLEKEDLLACLQYALATLKVQGANLAA; this is translated from the coding sequence ATGGAAACAACTCTTTTGAGTCGTATTACGCTAAATCCAAATGTAGGTCACGGAAAGCCTACCATCAGGAATACGCGTTACTTAGTAGAGGGTCTTTTGGAATACCTTGCCGCCGGCGATAGTATTGACGAGGTCTTAGAGTCCTTTCCCGATTTAGAAAAAGAGGATTTATTGGCTTGCCTTCAATATGCATTGGCTACTTTGAAAGTTCAGGGGGCAAATTTAGCGGCATGA
- a CDS encoding FN3 associated domain-containing protein, producing MPRFQNLTSYLLLAIHALLVFLLVFQDKVILPTWLQPVGRMHPMLLHLPIGLLILAGLLWIFRKEFEGANFNKLLGFILSFTALTASLTALMGFFLSREEGYTADLLNWHKYTGIGLSFLAYRLVLLHQQSIERKAIFNAVLALSAVVLAVTGHFGASLTHGEDYLFPTKDGDAPLTITDDTPVFEAAVQPILKAKCFQCHNEQKTKGELLMTTVAGLLKGGKNGPIWVAGDALNSHIIQRANLPLDDKKHMPPRGKAQLTPQEIGLLTAWVQSGADVKKPIKALAANDPIKAFLEKGERKTENVAVYTFEPASESTLEKLNNPFRVVFPLAHNSPALQADFFVRQAYKPEQLGELSDIKQQLVVLNLSNMPIKDEDLATIAKFEKLEKLNLNNSDITGKTLSTFKTLTGLKSLSLSGTKVTKESLKTIGNLPNLQEVFIWNTPILEKEVAELKKQHPKIRFELGYVPKESERLKLNPPMLVNEKFVLTEQTPVTFKHPLKGVTIRYTLDGSVPDSTASSVYKQPIALNGYTVVKARATKDNWYASDVVEYTFFKGTYRPTLVELLNEPNPQYQGEGSNTLINQKKGEASDFKNPAWLGYREKPFEALFTFAQPTGVKAVTLSIGKNIGGFIFPPASVEVWGGSDKAHLTLLQKILPEQPTKDQSARVEAIQSQLKEGKYSVIKIVARPVAKLPAWHPGKGQPAWVFVDEVFFN from the coding sequence ATGCCTCGTTTTCAAAACCTAACCTCTTACCTACTTTTAGCCATTCACGCCTTATTGGTGTTTTTATTGGTATTTCAGGACAAAGTCATCCTTCCGACGTGGTTGCAACCTGTGGGACGAATGCACCCCATGCTGCTGCATTTGCCCATTGGTTTATTGATTTTGGCAGGATTGCTGTGGATATTCAGGAAAGAATTTGAAGGGGCAAACTTTAACAAATTATTGGGCTTTATCCTGTCATTTACTGCCTTAACGGCTTCCCTGACTGCGTTGATGGGCTTCTTTTTATCACGCGAAGAAGGTTACACCGCCGACTTACTCAACTGGCACAAATACACGGGAATCGGCCTGAGTTTTCTGGCGTACCGCTTGGTTTTATTGCATCAACAATCCATTGAACGGAAAGCCATATTTAACGCAGTTTTGGCGCTCAGTGCGGTCGTTTTGGCCGTAACAGGGCATTTTGGGGCCAGCCTCACGCACGGCGAAGATTATCTGTTTCCCACCAAAGATGGCGACGCCCCCCTTACCATCACCGACGACACTCCCGTATTTGAAGCGGCCGTTCAGCCCATTTTGAAGGCCAAATGCTTTCAATGCCACAACGAGCAAAAGACCAAAGGCGAACTGCTCATGACCACCGTAGCGGGCTTACTAAAAGGTGGTAAAAACGGCCCGATATGGGTAGCCGGCGACGCCCTTAACAGCCACATTATCCAACGCGCCAACCTGCCGCTCGACGATAAAAAACACATGCCTCCCCGAGGAAAAGCCCAGCTGACCCCGCAGGAAATCGGTTTGCTGACGGCCTGGGTGCAGAGCGGAGCCGATGTCAAAAAGCCCATCAAAGCATTGGCGGCCAACGATCCAATAAAAGCATTTTTGGAAAAAGGAGAAAGGAAAACAGAAAATGTAGCGGTTTATACTTTTGAACCAGCATCTGAATCCACCCTCGAAAAACTCAACAATCCTTTCCGAGTGGTGTTTCCTCTGGCGCACAATTCCCCTGCCTTGCAGGCTGATTTCTTTGTACGTCAGGCGTATAAACCAGAGCAATTGGGGGAGTTGTCGGACATCAAACAACAATTGGTGGTACTGAATTTATCAAATATGCCCATCAAAGACGAAGATTTGGCAACCATTGCCAAATTTGAAAAGTTAGAAAAACTGAATTTGAATAATTCAGACATTACGGGCAAAACCCTGTCGACATTTAAGACGCTGACGGGCTTAAAATCCCTGTCATTGTCAGGCACAAAAGTGACCAAGGAGTCATTGAAAACCATTGGAAATCTACCCAATCTTCAGGAAGTATTTATTTGGAATACGCCCATTTTAGAGAAAGAAGTGGCCGAATTGAAAAAACAACACCCTAAGATTCGCTTTGAATTGGGCTATGTTCCCAAAGAATCTGAAAGGTTGAAACTCAATCCACCGATGTTGGTCAATGAAAAATTTGTGTTGACCGAGCAAACGCCCGTTACCTTCAAACACCCCCTCAAAGGCGTTACGATTCGGTACACGCTTGATGGTTCTGTCCCCGATTCTACAGCTTCTTCGGTATATAAACAACCAATTGCGCTTAACGGCTACACTGTGGTAAAAGCCCGCGCGACCAAAGACAACTGGTACGCCAGCGACGTGGTCGAATACACGTTTTTCAAAGGGACTTATCGCCCTACCCTTGTTGAATTATTAAACGAACCCAACCCTCAGTACCAAGGCGAAGGCAGCAATACGCTCATCAATCAGAAAAAAGGCGAAGCCAGCGATTTTAAGAACCCGGCTTGGCTCGGCTACCGCGAAAAGCCTTTTGAAGCACTGTTTACCTTTGCCCAACCTACGGGAGTCAAAGCAGTAACCCTGAGCATTGGCAAAAACATCGGCGGCTTCATTTTCCCACCAGCATCGGTCGAAGTATGGGGCGGCAGCGACAAAGCCCATTTGACACTATTACAGAAAATTTTACCCGAACAACCGACCAAAGACCAGTCTGCCCGCGTCGAAGCCATTCAGAGCCAATTGAAAGAGGGTAAATACAGCGTCATTAAAATTGTGGCGCGGCCTGTGGCGAAGCTCCCCGCATGGCATCCGGGCAAAGGACAACCCGCGTGGGTGTTTGTGGACGAGGTATTTTTCAATTGA
- a CDS encoding DUF5615 family PIN-like protein, which translates to MKFLIDAQLPPALKFVFSSRGYEACHTLDLPFKNDTPDQEIVALAEREGYIVITKDKDFYNSFVLKHQPEKLILVRVGNIRIKDLKAIFENNFDKLLHLLNHKDLVIVGIDKIEIHI; encoded by the coding sequence ATGAAATTTCTCATCGACGCTCAACTTCCGCCGGCCTTAAAATTTGTCTTTTCGAGCCGTGGTTATGAGGCATGTCATACGCTTGATTTACCTTTTAAAAATGATACTCCTGATCAAGAAATAGTAGCATTGGCTGAACGGGAAGGGTACATAGTAATTACAAAAGACAAAGATTTCTACAATTCGTTTGTTTTAAAGCATCAGCCTGAAAAGCTTATTTTGGTACGAGTCGGAAATATTCGAATAAAAGACTTAAAGGCTATTTTTGAAAATAACTTTGATAAACTTCTGCACCTTCTCAACCATAAAGACCTCGTCATTGTTGGGATTGATAAAATTGAGATACACATTTAG
- a CDS encoding Uma2 family endonuclease gives MQTSTLVTVAEYFDLLQKSDIKLEYHAGEVVAMAGAQPAHNRICSNLIYLLEGCLRSGACLVLNSDQLIKIEGCQKYVFPDLVIVCKNPVYEKAPNGLDALENPEIIVEVLSDSTESYDRLEKFDCYKTIPSFREYVLVSSKKKKVEVIKKLSEAEWLSHTYNEKDTAIQIGECAIDLSEIYHKVVFA, from the coding sequence ATGCAAACATCAACGCTTGTAACCGTTGCAGAATACTTTGATTTACTTCAGAAATCAGACATTAAACTCGAATACCACGCGGGTGAAGTAGTTGCGATGGCAGGCGCGCAACCTGCCCATAATCGCATTTGCTCCAATCTCATTTATTTGCTCGAAGGATGTCTTCGGTCTGGAGCATGTCTCGTATTAAACAGCGACCAACTTATAAAAATAGAAGGTTGTCAAAAATACGTCTTTCCCGATTTGGTGATTGTTTGCAAAAACCCTGTGTACGAAAAAGCACCCAACGGCTTAGATGCGCTCGAAAATCCCGAAATTATTGTCGAAGTGTTGTCAGATTCAACCGAAAGTTACGACCGTCTCGAAAAGTTTGATTGCTATAAAACCATTCCATCCTTTCGTGAATACGTACTGGTTTCCTCAAAAAAGAAGAAAGTAGAAGTGATCAAAAAACTGAGCGAAGCTGAGTGGCTGAGCCATACTTACAACGAAAAAGATACCGCCATCCAGATTGGAGAATGTGCGATTGACCTTTCTGAAATTTACCACAAAGTAGTGTTTGCATAA
- a CDS encoding DUF2141 domain-containing protein, which produces MKLLLLISLFSLLLTAEETALTIEITNIRHPKGTLRLGVFRAGNTFGSTYTKPDFGQMVTVLGKGEARTVMNLPPGRYALALYHDMNDNWKLDKNFVGYPKEPFGFSNNYRPVFTGPNFEDCAFEVKGNGTSHLRIKLLN; this is translated from the coding sequence ATGAAGTTGTTGCTCTTAATTTCTCTATTCTCACTTTTATTGACGGCCGAAGAAACCGCACTCACCATTGAAATAACCAATATTCGCCACCCAAAAGGCACTTTGCGTTTGGGCGTATTTAGGGCAGGGAATACGTTTGGAAGTACGTACACAAAGCCTGATTTTGGGCAAATGGTGACGGTGTTGGGCAAAGGAGAGGCACGTACCGTAATGAATTTGCCGCCAGGGCGTTATGCACTGGCGTTGTATCACGATATGAATGATAATTGGAAACTAGACAAAAACTTCGTGGGTTATCCCAAGGAGCCTTTTGGTTTTAGTAATAACTATCGTCCAGTATTTACGGGGCCTAATTTTGAAGATTGCGCCTTTGAAGTGAAAGGCAACGGAACTTCACACCTAAGAATAAAGCTGCTGAATTAA
- a CDS encoding MFS transporter — MNEKPKLTFWQIWNMSFGFLGIQYGFGLQQANMSPIFRYLGADEASIPGLWLAGPLTGLLLQPIIGAVSDRSWSPTWGRRRPFILAGALLGSIAMIMMPNSSAVWMAAGLMWILDAGLNSAMEPFRAFVGDMLNEKQRPVGFAVQSFFVGFGQTLANLMPYILPLLGISMVLSDDQLANGIPNSVRYPFYIGAASILIAVFWTMRTTKEYPPENDDYKKAHVFSEEEKKSISFWHLALAVGAAILAFGFAYFSGGLANGLKWGFGILIGGYLVLMLPVFKEILAPLSTMPTVMRQLWWVKFFTWYGLPLMWQYLSLATAKYAFNAPDAVSNPTGFEEGTKWGGLCFAMFSISCAVVSFFIPRIAKAIGSNRATHALFMCLGAAGFFMTLISNDKMIYLAGMTIIGFMWGSIMSMPYLMLAEAVPQEKMGVYMGIFNGFICVPQFIGMLTVPLFYKTLLGDDPRNALVLAGVCMLLAAASCFLVKEAK, encoded by the coding sequence ATGAACGAAAAACCCAAATTAACCTTTTGGCAAATCTGGAACATGAGTTTCGGGTTTTTAGGTATTCAATATGGCTTTGGCTTGCAACAAGCCAATATGAGTCCCATTTTCCGCTACCTTGGAGCCGACGAAGCGTCTATCCCAGGCCTTTGGCTTGCTGGACCGCTTACGGGCTTATTGCTCCAGCCTATCATCGGGGCCGTTTCGGACCGCAGTTGGTCCCCCACATGGGGCCGGCGTAGGCCATTTATCCTTGCTGGAGCACTTTTAGGAAGCATTGCCATGATTATGATGCCCAACTCTTCGGCAGTTTGGATGGCGGCGGGTTTGATGTGGATTCTCGACGCGGGCCTCAATTCTGCCATGGAACCTTTCCGGGCTTTTGTGGGTGATATGCTCAACGAAAAACAGCGCCCTGTTGGATTTGCGGTCCAATCCTTCTTTGTGGGTTTTGGACAAACCCTTGCCAACCTGATGCCTTATATTTTGCCGCTTTTGGGCATCTCAATGGTTTTATCCGACGACCAACTAGCCAACGGTATTCCCAACTCCGTTCGCTATCCATTTTATATAGGAGCGGCGTCTATTTTAATCGCGGTATTTTGGACAATGCGTACCACCAAAGAATACCCTCCCGAAAACGATGATTATAAGAAAGCGCACGTTTTCTCGGAAGAAGAAAAAAAATCCATTTCCTTTTGGCATTTAGCCTTGGCTGTTGGCGCCGCCATTTTGGCCTTTGGCTTTGCTTACTTTTCGGGCGGCTTGGCCAACGGCCTTAAATGGGGCTTTGGTATTTTAATTGGCGGGTACTTGGTATTGATGTTGCCCGTATTCAAGGAAATTCTGGCTCCACTTTCAACCATGCCTACGGTAATGCGTCAATTGTGGTGGGTAAAGTTTTTTACTTGGTACGGCCTACCACTGATGTGGCAATACCTTTCATTGGCTACGGCCAAATACGCGTTCAACGCGCCCGATGCCGTTTCAAATCCAACGGGTTTTGAAGAAGGGACCAAATGGGGCGGGCTTTGTTTTGCCATGTTCAGCATTTCGTGCGCCGTCGTTTCATTTTTTATCCCCCGGATTGCCAAAGCCATCGGGAGCAACCGTGCCACCCACGCACTGTTTATGTGCCTCGGAGCGGCGGGTTTCTTTATGACGCTGATTTCGAACGATAAAATGATTTATTTAGCAGGCATGACCATCATCGGGTTCATGTGGGGTTCCATCATGTCAATGCCTTATCTAATGCTGGCCGAAGCCGTGCCCCAAGAAAAAATGGGGGTATATATGGGTATATTCAACGGTTTTATCTGTGTTCCGCAGTTTATCGGGATGCTTACCGTACCACTTTTCTATAAAACATTGCTGGGCGATGACCCTCGCAATGCCCTTGTGTTGGCGGGGGTTTGTATGCTCTTGGCCGCTGCTTCTTGTTTTTTGGTGAAAGAAGCAAAATAG